The segment CAGGAACGCAGCCAGGTGGGGGAGCTCTCCCAGGCGGTGCAAGCTGTTACCAACCAGCGGGTCGAAATCGCATACGTAGATCAGGGCTATACAGGCTCGGAGGCGGAGCAGGCGGCTGCGCAGGAAGGGATAGCGCTGTGTGTGGTCAAGCTGGAGGAAGCCAAAAGAGGCTTCGTGTTGCTTCCCCGGCGTTGGGTAGTTGAGCGCAGCTTTGCCTGGATGGCTCGTTTTCGTCGGCTGGCGCGTGACTACGAACGACTTACCGAAACGCTGAAGGGTTTTCACTGGCTGGCCTTCTCGATTCTGTTATTACCGAAAGTTCTTGATGGTTTACGATCGGCTTCTTAGCACACTCTAGAGCGCTCTTCAGAGAGATTGGCACAACCCCAATCACAAAAAGGGCTTCACAGGCTTATTTTTGCCGCTGGGAGCAGCGGCAAAAAAAGAGAGGACCGCGATAGAGCGCCGCTGATCTGCCTCGAGCCCACGCTATGCAATCTCGATGGTTTCCTGAACGTGCAGAGGGCCGCTCAACGCCCGCTCAGCCCAGACTTTTGCACCCTCTGGGTCGTGGTCGCGGTAGTTGCCGCACTCGAACTCGCTCACCCCCGGTATGGGCTCGGCGTGGTTAACCACGTCCTGTAGGGTGGCCTGGAAGGCTTCCAGTACCTTTTGCGGCCCCGGTTCGCCCAGCACCACCAGGTAAAACCCGGTGCGGCAGCCCATGGGCGAGATATCCACCACCCCCTCCAGGTGAGAACGAATGTACGTAGCCAGGAGGTGCTCGAGGGTATGGATGGCCCCGGTGCTAAGGGCCTCCTGGTTGGGCTGGGCCAGACGCAGGTCGTATTTTTCGATTCGGTCGCCTTTGGGGGTTTCCTTTACCCCTGCCAAACGCACGTAAGGGGCCTTCACTTTTTGGTGGTCAAGGCGAAAAGACTCAGGCACAACCAGGGGTCTGGACATGAGGATAGTTTACTGCGTTGGGGGCCTGTTTTAACTCTTTAGCTTTTTCCACAGTTCCGGGGTCAGCAGCAAGAACACCGGGATCAGCTCGATGCGCCCCGCCCACATCTGCACAATCAGGATTACCTTGGAGAGCGGTTCCAGCCCGGCGTAACTGCCCATCGGCCCCACCTCGCCCAACCCCGGCCCGATGTTGCCTACCGCCTGGGCGCTGGCGGTAAAACCAACCACAAAGTTGTTCTCGAGCAAAGAAATCAGCAAGGCTCCAGCAGCTACCAGGGTCACATAGAGGGTAATGAAGGCTGCCACCGAGCGCATTACCTCCTCACCCAGGCTTTTGCTGCCCAGCCGAAGGGTGATGATGGCCTGGGGGTGCAACGAACGTATCAGTTCCCGCCGCACGATGGCGCCCAGAACCAGCAAGCGAATTACCTTGATGCCGCCGGCCCCCGAGCCGGCGCACCCCCCCACAAACATGGCTGCAACCAGAATGGCCTGGGCTGCCGGAACCCACAGGGCAAAGTCGGCGCTGGCGTAGCCGGTGGTGGTGATGATGGAGGTTACGTTAAAGAAGGCATGCCGGATGGCATTGCCCCAGGTATAGTCCATGTTTTGACTGTGGTGGGTCATAAGGAAAACGGCCAGCACAGAGCTAAAGGCCAGCACAATTAGCGCATAGACCCGCAGTTCCACGTCCTTTAAAAGGGGCCGGGGGTCACGCGTGAAAAAAAGCTTGTATTGCAACACAAACCCTGCGCCACCCAAAAACATGAACAGGGTGCCGAACCACTGGGCCAGCGGGCTGTACTGTTCAAAACTGCGGGGGTTGGGGCTAAACCCAGCCGCAGGCAGGGTGGTGAGGGCATTGCAGATGGCTTCGAAGGGTGGGATGCCCGCAATCCAGTAACACAAAGCCGCCGCTAAGGTGAGGGCGGCGTAGACCTTGAGGATGCTTTGTGCTGCGGTGCGTAGCCGCGGGGTGAAGGGCTCCTTTTGCACCCCGGTACTCTCGGTGATGAAAAGTTGTCGTCCGGCCACCGCCAGATGGGCCAGCAAAGCCACTACCAGCACCAGAAAGCCCACCCCGCCAAACCATTGCATGAGGCTGCGCCAGAAGAACAGGCTGTAGCCAAACTGGGAGAAGTCGGACAGGGCGGTAGCCCCGGTGGTGGTGAAGC is part of the Meiothermus cerbereus DSM 11376 genome and harbors:
- a CDS encoding IS5 family transposase, coding for QERSQVGELSQAVQAVTNQRVEIAYVDQGYTGSEAEQAAAQEGIALCVVKLEEAKRGFVLLPRRWVVERSFAWMARFRRLARDYERLTETLKGFHWLAFSILLLPKVLDGLRSAS
- a CDS encoding S-ribosylhomocysteine lyase, producing MSRPLVVPESFRLDHQKVKAPYVRLAGVKETPKGDRIEKYDLRLAQPNQEALSTGAIHTLEHLLATYIRSHLEGVVDISPMGCRTGFYLVVLGEPGPQKVLEAFQATLQDVVNHAEPIPGVSEFECGNYRDHDPEGAKVWAERALSGPLHVQETIEIA
- a CDS encoding TrkH family potassium uptake protein, translating into MKTRAKPWPLENLRFAYYFLGVVYLTLGVVMLGLEALSLVLRESPWGFLTGAVVGLGLGWGFHRLGDPRHEPGRAEALLSIALIWLLVPALGAIPFWISGNMSYLDALFEAMSGFTTTGATALSDFSQFGYSLFFWRSLMQWFGGVGFLVLVVALLAHLAVAGRQLFITESTGVQKEPFTPRLRTAAQSILKVYAALTLAAALCYWIAGIPPFEAICNALTTLPAAGFSPNPRSFEQYSPLAQWFGTLFMFLGGAGFVLQYKLFFTRDPRPLLKDVELRVYALIVLAFSSVLAVFLMTHHSQNMDYTWGNAIRHAFFNVTSIITTTGYASADFALWVPAAQAILVAAMFVGGCAGSGAGGIKVIRLLVLGAIVRRELIRSLHPQAIITLRLGSKSLGEEVMRSVAAFITLYVTLVAAGALLISLLENNFVVGFTASAQAVGNIGPGLGEVGPMGSYAGLEPLSKVILIVQMWAGRIELIPVFLLLTPELWKKLKS